GAGGATTGGAGATGGTAGGTAGTGCCTCTTCGATCGACATGATTTTCAACGTCGACACCTTCCTGGTTCAGACTCCCAATACCTTCGGGGGAACTCCGCCGTTCATGATCGGAACGGTCGATGGGCGAACCCGAACGGTTATCAGAGATGCGTTTATACAGGATGCCGCTATATCCAGAGCAAAGATCAAGGATGCTGCTGTGGGGACGTTGAAGATAGACGGCAACGCAGTAACGGTTCCCGATGCAGCTCAGAACACGGCTAGAGTTGAAGTCCCTATCGGGGGAGTAGCTTCATTGGTTAGTTTGTCTTGTGTTGGCAACTATGGACAGCCCCGGCTTATGGTGTTCACTGCTTCTGCTGATTATGGGGGAGGCTGGATGGAGTGTGATCTTGTTAAGTCCGGTGTTGTTATTCAAACTATTGTGTTGCGATCTAGCACAGCAGTAGCCATGACAGGAATTGCGCTGTCATGGATGGACACGGCAGGGGGTACGGCCACATATCGAGTTAGGTGCCGATGTATTAGTGCTGCTCATGGGCATTGGATTGAAGATTCTACGCTATTTGCACTATCTGTAAAGAGGTGACGTGAATGTATTCATGGACAGAGTTTGACCTTGGTGGCCGGTACCTCCAAAGTCGTTCTAGTGGGGTTCTTGCCAAACCAACAGATCCAGGCGTGATCTGTGTAAGAGGGATCTATGATCATACTTATTACCTCAAAAATGGGGATCCGACTCCCCGTCCCAAAATGCCCCTATCCATCACAGGTGCCACCATCTCGGGGATCCCCAAGGGTGCAGTTCTCAAACTGGGAGATCAGGCCTTTACGATCGACGATTGCACGGCTGAGATCACCGGCTACAGCGGGACCGTAAAGATCACCTGCTGGCCCTATCTGGACGAGGAGGTAGAGGTATGAGGATAGACTACAGGCCGACGCCCGAAGAGGTCAGGGCGAAGCGGAAAAAGGCTTATACAAAAGCCTATCCCATAGAAGTACAAATGGAAGCGTTGACCGAGGCGGCCTTGGGCCGCACCGAAAAACTAGAGGCACTTAAGCAGGGACTCTCGGAGATCCGGGAGTCCCTGCCTTTTGCGGAGGAGGTGAGGTAATTGGCGGTATCGTCCGTATGGTACAAAGAAAGCTCCGTTTCGGTGACACAGGGAGAGACCACGGTCGTAGGGACTGGAACTCTATGGCTCACTCAGGCCAGACAAGGGGATCTGTTTGCGGTTATGGACTCCGGGGCGGCGTCTCGGCTCTATGAGATCGACTCCATAACCGACAACACTCACCTTGAGCTAGTCAACCCCTACGCCGATGCTACGGTTACAGGAGCGGACTATTGCATAATCCGGAACTTCAACACTACCACGATTGGGAGCGTCGCATCTCTGGTGGTAACTCATATCGACGAGATAAAGAAGGCCTTCCAAAATAACCTTAAAGGCGACCAGGGTGATCCGGGGTCAAACGGGTACAGTGTTTTGAGCTCTAATGGGGCTCCGTCGGTTTCTCTCGGCGTCGATAACGACTGGTGCATAGATTACGAGGCCGAAAAATGGGATATGTACCGCAAGGAAGGCGGGGCCTGGATCCTTAGAGGAACTCTGAAAGGCGAGACTGGCGACCCGGGAGCTGCCGGAGCTCTCTGGTACACCGGAACCACCGCCCCTCTGGCGTCCGTAGGGTCTGTCGGCGATCACTACCTTCACGGAATCACCGGCGTGGTCTACATCAGGCAGACCGGCGGGTGGGTCGACACTGGAATCAGTCTTCGTGGCCCCAAAGGGAATGAAGGGGATCCGGGTCTCCCTGGCGACAAGGGAGACCCCGGAGACACCGGAGAGGCGGGTTCGAGGTGGTACGTGGTTTACGGCGTGCCCTCCACGTCTCTGGGCAAAAACAACGATATGGCGACCAACAACGACTCTGAATCTGCCGGATATGGCGATTGGTACCAGAAGACCGATGGGGTATGGAGCAAGAAAGGAAATATTCTCGGCCCTAGGGGGATCCGGGGACTGCAAGGCGACCCCGGCATCAACTGGAAAGGAGTCTGGGACATCGCGACGGAGTATGTCGAGCGCGACGGTATCTATTACAACGGCTCCTCCTATGTGGCCGCACAGGACAACGTGGGGCAGACGCCTCCCGATGCGACCACCGGCGGAGACACAAACTGGCAGGTGATAGCTCGGAAGGGCATGGACGGTACCGGATCGGGCGATATGCTCAAGCTCGATTACGACACGGACGGCGATGGCAAGGTGGACGCCGCCGATCTTGCGGACCAGGCAACCTACGCCGTCAGTGCGGGGCGAGCGACCGCTGCCGACAGCGCTGACTTGGTCAACTGGAACAACATTGAGGCAAGGCCTACGCAGTACCCGCCCGAAAGTCATGGTCTTGGCAGTCATACAGGGGCGACGCTGGACGAGCTCAACGCCCTGATATCTGACGCCGATGTGCCGTCCGACGCAGTGGCCACGACGGAAGCCAAGGGCCTGATGAGCGCAGAGGATAAGACAAAACTAGACGGAGTGGGGGCTGGTGGATCCTCTGTAATGCTTACCCTGGTCCACACGACTATCCCGTCCAGTACGACGGCCACGACCTATGAAGTATTGGCCACTG
This portion of the Dethiosulfovibrio faecalis genome encodes:
- a CDS encoding collagen-like triple helix repeat-containing protein; translation: MAVSSVWYKESSVSVTQGETTVVGTGTLWLTQARQGDLFAVMDSGAASRLYEIDSITDNTHLELVNPYADATVTGADYCIIRNFNTTTIGSVASLVVTHIDEIKKAFQNNLKGDQGDPGSNGYSVLSSNGAPSVSLGVDNDWCIDYEAEKWDMYRKEGGAWILRGTLKGETGDPGAAGALWYTGTTAPLASVGSVGDHYLHGITGVVYIRQTGGWVDTGISLRGPKGNEGDPGLPGDKGDPGDTGEAGSRWYVVYGVPSTSLGKNNDMATNNDSESAGYGDWYQKTDGVWSKKGNILGPRGIRGLQGDPGINWKGVWDIATEYVERDGIYYNGSSYVAAQDNVGQTPPDATTGGDTNWQVIARKGMDGTGSGDMLKLDYDTDGDGKVDAADLADQATYAVSAGRATAADSADLVNWNNIEARPTQYPPESHGLGSHTGATLDELNALISDADVPSDAVATTEAKGLMSAEDKTKLDGVGAGGSSVMLTLVHTTIPSSTTATTYEVLATGQIIGRSDWYMPELSVLLRRSGAGQVRLSLFDGTVTVTAETAAFTASGTDELTLDTTTLADGVAWDLTVEALVTTGTVTVDRLKIMADPVNEFSPPLVGSNVGNSTNLTTWTELGTSTFLPTWLDVDGRGGVILLADVDLGTAAGAEIRITIGTESVTQAVAFSGVVEIHCPFPSMPSAVMTATIEGKVTGGSGTIALSHWQLHIEK